The following proteins are co-located in the Paenibacillus sp. FSL H8-0079 genome:
- a CDS encoding isochorismatase family protein, with protein MALPVIQPYAMPVASELPVNKVAWTPDAKRAVLLIHDMQNYFMNAFTAGASPVVELIDHIAQLRSTCHELGIPVVYSAQPGGQTPEQRGLQLDFWGAGIDGGPVQKEIVESLAPAPQDTFMTKWRYSAFQKTELLELMERQGRDQLIVCGIYAHIGCLMTSSEAFMRDIQAFLVADAVADFSAEKHRMALTYASERCAVTLTTERSIALLNASAATRTGGTATSEAQQQLASTVDSGYVVEGREGVDQARLGALRAQVADLLQEQPDSIGEHDDLIQNWGMDSIRMMSLAERFRAEGAEVTFVDLAEQPTLAAWAGLLDNAQPKVLPNGDYF; from the coding sequence ATGGCACTTCCAGTGATTCAACCATATGCAATGCCTGTAGCGTCGGAGCTTCCGGTCAACAAGGTAGCCTGGACACCGGATGCGAAGCGTGCAGTACTCTTGATCCACGATATGCAGAACTATTTTATGAATGCATTTACGGCGGGAGCATCCCCGGTGGTCGAACTGATTGATCATATTGCACAACTTCGTTCAACGTGTCATGAGCTTGGGATTCCCGTGGTCTACTCGGCACAACCGGGCGGACAGACACCGGAGCAGCGCGGATTACAGTTGGATTTCTGGGGAGCGGGGATCGATGGCGGGCCTGTGCAAAAAGAAATTGTTGAATCGCTCGCACCCGCTCCACAGGACACCTTCATGACCAAATGGCGCTACAGCGCCTTTCAGAAGACGGAATTACTTGAACTGATGGAGCGGCAGGGCCGGGATCAATTGATTGTCTGCGGCATATATGCGCATATCGGATGTCTGATGACGTCAAGTGAGGCATTTATGCGAGACATTCAGGCGTTTCTGGTTGCCGATGCAGTTGCTGATTTTTCGGCGGAGAAACATCGCATGGCGCTGACGTACGCATCAGAACGATGTGCGGTAACACTAACGACCGAACGTTCAATTGCATTGTTGAATGCGTCAGCCGCAACCAGAACTGGAGGTACAGCTACATCTGAGGCGCAGCAGCAATTGGCATCCACCGTGGATTCTGGGTATGTCGTGGAAGGACGAGAAGGCGTTGATCAGGCAAGGCTGGGAGCGTTACGGGCTCAGGTTGCCGATCTGCTACAGGAGCAGCCCGATTCAATTGGGGAGCATGATGATCTGATTCAGAACTGGGGAATGGATTCGATTCGCATGATGAGTCTGGCTGAACGTTTTCGCGCGGAAGGCGCAGAGGTTACCTTTGTTGATCTGGCGGAGCAGCCTACATTGGCAGCATGGGCAGGACTCCTGGATAATGCCCAACCGAAAGTACTGCCGAACGGAGACTACTTTTGA
- a CDS encoding (2,3-dihydroxybenzoyl)adenylate synthase, producing MLSGYQAWPEEVAERYRQEGCWEGITFGEMLRQRAGLYGNRVAVISGEDQFTYAELDERVDRLASGLYAKGIRQHDRVIIQLPNITAFIEACFALFRIGALPVFALPLHRKSEITYFARFSEAVAYLIPDQDGGFDYRTLAEEVQAEVPGLRHIFVAVEAGPFTALEDVYAEPTTLPGEPTSSDVAFLQLSGGSTGLSKMIPRTHDDYIYSLRRSVEVCGLSPESVYLAALPVAHNYPMSSPGILGTLYAGGTIVLSRGSSPDEAFPLIMRHQVTITALVPPLALVWLNAAAARGTKLPSLQVLQVGGAKFSAEVAARVKPVLGCTLQQVFGMAEGLVNYTRLDDSEHVITHTQGKPMSPYDEVRIVDDEDVEVEQGQAGHLLTRGPYTIRGYYKAEEHNARSFTTDGFYRTGDIASLTADGYLVVEGRAKDQINRGGDKVAAEEVENHLLAHPGVHDAALVSMPDEYLGERSCAFIVPSGEALAVAEIKSFLRNRGLASYKIPDRIEWVDAFPKTQVGKVSKKALREMLTIEQPVSK from the coding sequence ATGCTGTCAGGATATCAGGCTTGGCCTGAGGAAGTTGCAGAGCGTTATCGGCAGGAGGGTTGCTGGGAAGGGATTACGTTTGGAGAGATGCTTCGCCAGCGTGCTGGTCTATATGGCAATCGAGTAGCCGTTATTAGTGGTGAAGACCAATTCACTTATGCAGAACTGGATGAACGGGTGGATCGATTGGCTTCCGGTTTATATGCCAAAGGCATACGGCAGCATGACCGGGTTATTATTCAGCTGCCCAATATTACAGCGTTTATTGAAGCCTGTTTTGCTTTATTCCGCATTGGTGCGTTGCCTGTATTCGCTCTTCCTTTGCATCGAAAGAGCGAAATCACATATTTTGCTCGTTTCTCTGAGGCCGTAGCATACCTGATTCCGGATCAGGATGGAGGGTTTGACTACCGCACGTTGGCGGAGGAGGTACAGGCAGAGGTTCCGGGACTTCGGCATATTTTCGTGGCGGTAGAGGCCGGGCCCTTTACAGCGTTAGAAGATGTCTATGCAGAACCTACCACACTGCCGGGTGAACCGACGTCTTCAGATGTTGCTTTTCTACAGTTGTCGGGTGGAAGCACCGGGTTGTCCAAGATGATCCCACGTACCCATGATGACTACATCTACAGCTTACGAAGAAGCGTTGAGGTGTGTGGTCTCAGTCCCGAAAGCGTCTATCTGGCTGCACTACCTGTAGCACATAACTATCCAATGAGCTCACCTGGCATTCTGGGCACGTTGTACGCAGGTGGCACGATTGTGTTGTCACGAGGATCGAGCCCGGATGAAGCCTTTCCGCTGATTATGCGCCATCAGGTAACGATCACGGCTTTGGTGCCACCGCTGGCTCTTGTCTGGCTCAATGCAGCAGCTGCCCGAGGAACCAAGCTTCCGTCGCTCCAGGTGCTTCAAGTGGGAGGAGCTAAATTCAGTGCAGAGGTGGCGGCACGCGTCAAACCAGTTCTTGGCTGTACATTACAGCAGGTTTTTGGCATGGCCGAAGGGCTGGTGAACTACACACGTCTCGACGATTCGGAGCATGTCATTACCCATACACAAGGGAAACCGATGTCTCCCTATGACGAGGTGCGGATTGTGGATGACGAAGACGTTGAGGTGGAGCAGGGACAAGCCGGACACCTGCTGACACGAGGACCTTATACCATTCGTGGTTATTACAAAGCGGAGGAGCATAACGCCAGATCGTTTACTACCGACGGTTTCTATCGCACAGGCGATATTGCAAGTCTGACGGCTGACGGATATCTCGTTGTCGAGGGGCGGGCGAAGGATCAGATTAACCGTGGCGGGGATAAGGTGGCTGCCGAGGAAGTGGAAAATCATCTGCTGGCCCATCCTGGTGTGCATGATGCAGCCTTGGTCTCCATGCCCGATGAGTATCTGGGCGAGCGCTCTTGCGCCTTTATCGTGCCAAGCGGTGAAGCTCTGGCGGTGGCCGAGATCAAGTCTTTTCTACGCAATCGGGGCCTGGCCAGTTATAAAATCCCGGATCGGATTGAGTGGGTGGATGCCTTTCCGAAGACACAAGTGGGCAAGGTCAGCAAAAAAGCATTACGGGAAATGTTGACCATCGAGCAACCTGTATCTAAATAA
- the dhbC gene encoding isochorismate synthase DhbC: MSKAGTVTATSAIHLLEQYREGTSFFWSSPQHTLLAQGERIRWSPLHAEHAIQSDSSDSADVIEHNYKEEIDLYIDGIQQLMDKAQQAGQSNPMVVGAIPFDPLDDSAELYIPETVQWAEPLPSESRALIQKLPAAVGCEVVEAPAGTVYEQSVDNVLVDLNQGDLHKVVLSRTLEVTSQTIVDTHQLLRNLFRDNTHGYTFAVPMKSITQSKSTLTTKEKHSKIDEQIGNQTSRTFIGASPELLVTRKGLKVRANPLAGSAARSEDPAEDRRRAEALLASAKDRHEHAVVIEAVADALRPLCRQLSVPAEPSLIQTRTMWHLSTEIYGELADAATTSLDLALALHPTPAICGTPVQAARAAIKQQEPFDRGLFTGMVGWCDSEGDGEWAVTIRCAEVEGTAVKLFAGAGIVAGSTAEAELAETAAKFRTMLLAMGLDSTVSSRKEE; this comes from the coding sequence ATGTCAAAAGCGGGTACGGTTACTGCAACTTCCGCCATACACCTTCTGGAGCAATATCGGGAGGGGACGTCCTTTTTCTGGTCTTCACCGCAACATACCTTGCTCGCGCAAGGAGAACGGATTCGTTGGTCTCCGCTACATGCGGAGCACGCAATCCAATCAGATTCGAGTGATTCTGCTGATGTTATTGAACATAACTATAAGGAAGAGATAGATCTTTATATAGATGGTATTCAACAGCTTATGGACAAGGCCCAACAAGCTGGTCAATCGAACCCGATGGTGGTTGGCGCCATTCCGTTTGATCCGCTAGACGATTCTGCTGAGCTATATATACCAGAGACGGTGCAGTGGGCTGAACCGCTACCCTCGGAATCACGAGCATTAATTCAGAAGCTGCCAGCAGCTGTAGGTTGTGAGGTCGTTGAGGCACCTGCGGGGACAGTGTATGAGCAAAGTGTAGATAACGTACTAGTTGATCTGAACCAGGGTGATCTCCACAAAGTCGTGTTATCCCGTACACTTGAGGTGACATCACAGACCATCGTGGACACGCATCAATTACTGCGTAATCTGTTCAGAGACAACACGCATGGATATACATTTGCTGTACCCATGAAGAGTATAACTCAGTCAAAAAGTACTCTAACAACGAAGGAAAAACATTCAAAAATAGACGAACAAATTGGAAACCAAACGAGTCGCACCTTCATTGGGGCAAGCCCAGAACTATTAGTTACCCGCAAAGGATTAAAAGTACGCGCCAATCCACTGGCAGGCTCTGCTGCCCGGAGTGAAGATCCAGCGGAAGATCGCCGCCGTGCAGAGGCACTGCTGGCTTCAGCCAAGGATCGGCATGAACATGCCGTAGTCATTGAGGCAGTTGCGGATGCGCTGCGCCCATTATGCCGACAACTATCCGTTCCAGCAGAACCTTCGCTGATTCAGACGCGCACAATGTGGCATTTATCCACTGAAATATACGGGGAGCTAGCGGACGCGGCCACAACGTCACTGGATCTGGCTTTGGCTCTTCATCCCACACCCGCCATCTGTGGAACACCTGTACAGGCTGCGCGGGCAGCGATTAAGCAACAGGAGCCGTTCGATCGGGGATTATTTACGGGAATGGTGGGCTGGTGCGACAGTGAGGGTGACGGCGAGTGGGCGGTAACGATCCGATGTGCTGAAGTGGAAGGCACAGCTGTAAAATTGTTCGCTGGAGCGGGCATTGTAGCAGGTTCTACGGCAGAAGCTGAGCTGGCAGAGACGGCTGCCAAGTTCAGAACAATGCTGCTCGCGATGGGTTTGGATTCGACTGTGTCCAGTCGGAAGGAGGAATGA
- a CDS encoding 2,3-dihydro-2,3-dihydroxybenzoate dehydrogenase, with protein MSYTGIAGKVAVVTGAAQGIGEAVARLLAQNGAIVALVDRQEDALNQLVTDLCSQGHQATAHVADISDRQAVEDTVLQIEETVGPIGILVNAAGVLHTGAVSELTDEEWTKTFDVNTHGVFYMSRAVVRNMAERQTGAVVTVGSNAAGVPRMHMSAYAASKAASTIFTKCLALEYADRHIRCNIVSPGSTDTPMQRAMWQDEQGAEAVIAGSPQTFRLGIPLNRMALPEDIADAVVYLVSDQARHITMHDLCVDGGATLGA; from the coding sequence GTGAGCTACACAGGAATAGCTGGAAAAGTGGCCGTGGTCACCGGTGCTGCGCAAGGGATCGGTGAAGCGGTGGCGAGATTGCTTGCACAGAATGGCGCTATCGTTGCTCTGGTGGATCGACAGGAAGATGCGTTGAATCAACTGGTCACCGATCTGTGCAGTCAGGGCCATCAGGCAACAGCCCACGTTGCTGATATATCGGATCGTCAAGCCGTTGAGGATACCGTTCTACAGATCGAGGAGACCGTGGGACCCATTGGTATTCTGGTAAATGCTGCAGGTGTATTGCACACAGGGGCAGTCAGTGAGCTGACAGATGAAGAATGGACGAAGACATTTGATGTGAATACACATGGTGTATTTTATATGTCGCGAGCGGTAGTGAGAAATATGGCTGAACGCCAGACGGGTGCGGTAGTTACCGTTGGTTCGAATGCTGCAGGTGTTCCGCGAATGCACATGTCTGCCTATGCGGCTTCCAAAGCCGCATCGACCATCTTCACCAAATGTTTGGCTCTGGAATACGCGGATCGGCATATTCGTTGCAATATTGTCTCTCCAGGCTCAACGGACACGCCAATGCAGCGAGCTATGTGGCAGGATGAGCAGGGCGCAGAGGCAGTCATTGCAGGCTCACCGCAAACCTTTCGCCTGGGCATACCGCTGAACAGAATGGCATTGCCAGAGGACATCGCGGACGCGGTGGTCTACCTGGTATCGGATCAAGCCAGACATATAACAATGCATGATCTGTGTGTGGATGGAGGCGCCACGCTCGGTGCCTGA
- a CDS encoding alpha/beta hydrolase-fold protein, translated as MTFQPNPTAPGNLEHIARSTVQIPHAEQWTMKSRLGHHAYQIMVFKPAEPPPPSGYPVIYLLDANSVFGTMVEAVRVQGRRPEKTGAVPAIVVGIGYPIAGPFSPHRYYDFTPKATTEYTAKSDGTPLPEQGGADEFLRFIEEELKPDMEQQFRIDRDRQTIFGHSLGGLFVIHALFTKPEAFRYYIAGSPSLHWNQKVMQAEEQEFVTRLEQHPVNVKVWIGMGEQEKTHPARNNDKASSLTERLSALKQPGLDIVYTEFEEENHVSVLPFLISRTMRFACSPES; from the coding sequence ATGACGTTTCAGCCCAACCCAACCGCTCCTGGCAACCTTGAGCATATCGCACGCAGTACCGTTCAGATTCCACATGCCGAACAATGGACCATGAAATCACGTTTAGGCCATCATGCCTATCAGATTATGGTATTCAAGCCTGCCGAACCTCCGCCCCCGTCCGGTTACCCGGTGATCTACCTACTGGATGCCAATTCCGTATTCGGCACGATGGTGGAAGCTGTTCGTGTGCAGGGACGCAGACCGGAGAAGACAGGAGCAGTCCCGGCCATTGTCGTAGGCATTGGGTACCCGATCGCGGGCCCCTTTTCCCCTCATCGATACTATGACTTTACTCCAAAGGCCACAACGGAATATACCGCAAAATCCGACGGTACACCTTTGCCAGAACAAGGAGGTGCCGATGAGTTCTTGCGATTTATTGAAGAAGAACTGAAGCCGGATATGGAGCAGCAATTTCGGATTGATCGGGACAGACAGACTATATTTGGTCATTCGCTTGGTGGGTTGTTCGTGATCCATGCGTTGTTCACGAAGCCAGAGGCTTTTCGATATTACATTGCGGGAAGTCCCTCATTGCACTGGAACCAGAAGGTGATGCAGGCGGAGGAACAGGAATTCGTCACAAGGCTGGAGCAGCATCCGGTGAACGTCAAGGTGTGGATTGGTATGGGAGAACAAGAGAAAACTCACCCGGCGCGCAACAATGATAAAGCATCAAGTCTGACGGAGCGCTTATCCGCATTGAAGCAGCCGGGGTTAGATATCGTCTACACTGAGTTCGAGGAAGAGAACCATGTCTCGGTATTGCCTTTTCTGATTAGTCGTACGATGCGTTTTGCCTGTAGTCCGGAGTCATAG
- a CDS encoding ABC transporter substrate-binding protein has translation MFHYIKNIGQRSVGSKFRSARLSALILLMLITGLLSACGAASENTGAAQEEQPATETSTPASTETVVQEEQAEETTGERTVKDDLGHDVIVPASTERVFAPYLEDSLLTLGVKPVAQWASGTKGHVYLQDQLSDVPTLDFSSGLPSPEALMSYNPDFIILHTAQYAENGVYESYSKIAPTYVFTNASGDVEKSLQVIGDLLGKTAEAEKAIETYHAKVESAKAELAKVAEGKKAAIIRFAPRGISMMGGNYFSGYVVYEQLGLGKPALVESENSAIVSTEVLPEIDADFIFTVEQGPGSMKEMTETNVWNSMPAVKAGHVYAVEPAPWLGGGLIAYGHVIDDTLKALTQ, from the coding sequence ATGTTTCACTATATCAAAAACATCGGACAACGTTCCGTTGGTAGCAAATTCCGCAGTGCCCGGCTCTCAGCCCTGATCCTGCTGATGTTAATTACAGGGCTGTTGTCTGCCTGTGGAGCAGCATCCGAAAATACAGGAGCGGCCCAAGAGGAGCAGCCCGCTACGGAAACTTCAACCCCGGCTTCAACCGAGACGGTTGTGCAGGAAGAGCAAGCGGAAGAAACGACGGGTGAACGCACCGTAAAAGATGACTTGGGACATGATGTAATTGTTCCAGCCAGTACAGAGCGGGTGTTTGCACCATATCTGGAAGATTCCCTGTTAACCCTTGGTGTTAAGCCGGTAGCCCAATGGGCGAGTGGTACGAAAGGGCATGTCTATCTCCAGGATCAGCTCAGTGATGTGCCTACACTTGATTTCTCCAGTGGGTTGCCTTCGCCGGAAGCGTTGATGTCGTATAATCCTGATTTTATTATCTTGCATACGGCCCAATATGCCGAGAATGGGGTATACGAGAGTTATTCCAAGATCGCACCGACCTACGTATTTACGAACGCTTCAGGTGATGTAGAGAAGTCCTTGCAGGTCATTGGTGATCTTCTGGGCAAAACGGCTGAAGCCGAAAAAGCCATTGAAACCTACCATGCCAAGGTTGAGTCAGCCAAAGCTGAATTGGCGAAAGTAGCCGAAGGCAAAAAAGCAGCCATTATCCGTTTTGCCCCGCGTGGCATTAGTATGATGGGTGGTAACTACTTCAGCGGTTACGTCGTATATGAACAACTGGGACTAGGTAAGCCTGCATTGGTCGAGTCGGAGAACAGCGCCATTGTATCCACCGAGGTATTACCCGAGATTGACGCCGACTTTATTTTCACCGTGGAACAAGGTCCAGGCAGCATGAAAGAAATGACGGAAACCAACGTATGGAACAGTATGCCGGCGGTAAAAGCAGGACATGTGTACGCTGTCGAGCCAGCTCCGTGGCTGGGCGGTGGACTGATCGCATACGGTCATGTCATTGATGATACGCTCAAAGCGTTAACACAATAA
- a CDS encoding AraC family transcriptional regulator — MLLENDSQIAAHQPVPGRSPKTDLANVKIYMDKHYDQPLSIAELASEAGISPKYFVDLFKKTYGQSAMEYLTDLRINRAKRYLKESRYKLRDIALRVGYSDEYYFSRKFKKEVGVSPSDYAKNARKRIATCSSSVIGQLLALNVIPVAAPIDPKWTAYYYNAHRTEIQSHLKLTDPYTSWRFEANVERLVHIRPDAIVGTDQISEQDQAQLAEIAPCCFVPKHHSDWRTQLRMIGSFLEREEQAEQWIHMYNQRAEKARESVQREVGREKVIVVRIYGQNLYLYSNPGIEEVLYGALQLDTYSDLSANNPLTLEQLAAMNPDRILVMVCPEAASRAYWLSLQHSVTWRQLKAIRQYQVHLITGDPWFDYSAVGVMRMLDEALLIFTGYCPNIYLDNVHGDSQAT; from the coding sequence ATGTTACTGGAAAATGATTCGCAGATTGCTGCGCACCAGCCTGTTCCCGGCCGCAGTCCCAAGACGGATCTTGCCAACGTTAAAATATACATGGACAAACATTACGACCAGCCTCTATCCATTGCAGAACTCGCTTCGGAAGCGGGGATTAGTCCAAAATATTTCGTGGATCTGTTCAAGAAAACGTACGGACAGAGCGCAATGGAGTATCTTACGGATCTGCGCATTAACCGCGCCAAGCGATACCTGAAGGAATCCAGATACAAACTTCGCGATATTGCTCTGAGAGTGGGATATAGTGATGAGTACTATTTTAGCCGTAAATTTAAAAAGGAAGTTGGCGTATCTCCTTCCGATTATGCGAAAAACGCCAGAAAACGGATTGCCACCTGCTCTTCCAGTGTGATTGGACAGCTTCTGGCGCTCAATGTCATCCCCGTAGCTGCACCTATCGATCCCAAATGGACGGCCTATTATTATAATGCACATCGTACAGAGATTCAGTCCCATCTGAAATTGACGGACCCGTACACAAGCTGGCGGTTTGAGGCCAATGTGGAACGGTTGGTTCATATTCGCCCTGATGCCATCGTGGGCACAGATCAGATCAGTGAACAGGATCAGGCCCAACTGGCCGAGATTGCACCTTGTTGTTTTGTCCCCAAACATCATTCGGATTGGCGAACACAGCTACGCATGATTGGATCATTCCTGGAGCGGGAGGAACAGGCGGAGCAATGGATACACATGTACAACCAGCGAGCAGAGAAGGCGCGGGAATCGGTACAGCGGGAAGTGGGCCGGGAGAAAGTGATCGTCGTGCGGATCTACGGGCAGAATCTCTACCTTTATAGCAATCCGGGTATTGAAGAAGTGTTGTATGGAGCGCTGCAACTGGATACTTACTCTGATCTCAGTGCCAATAATCCGTTAACGCTGGAGCAACTCGCTGCAATGAACCCTGATCGCATTCTCGTTATGGTATGTCCTGAGGCGGCTTCAAGGGCGTATTGGCTGAGCTTGCAGCATTCGGTTACATGGCGTCAGCTCAAGGCCATTCGTCAGTACCAGGTCCATCTGATCACAGGTGACCCTTGGTTTGATTATTCGGCTGTAGGTGTGATGCGTATGTTGGATGAAGCTCTACTGATCTTCACGGGATATTGTCCAAATATATATCTGGATAACGTCCATGGTGATTCCCAGGCGACGTGA
- a CDS encoding Bax inhibitor-1/YccA family protein codes for MIGRSGNPTLKDSTFENKGYGEDRYQNYMTINGTVNKAFITLVILLGSAFATWMMFFNGQQVMPLAYGGLIVGFILALVISFKPVAAPYLVPVYAVAEGLFLGALSATYESLYNGITLQAALLTMAVFIALLMAYKTRLIKATENFKLGVVAATGGIMIMYLLSFVLGFFGISIPYLHDNSLIGIGISVVIVIVAALNLVLDFDFIEGGAERGAPKYMEWYGAFGLMVTLVWLYIEIIRLLGKLRSRD; via the coding sequence TTGATCGGTCGTAGCGGTAACCCTACACTTAAAGACAGCACGTTTGAAAACAAAGGATATGGAGAAGATCGGTATCAGAATTACATGACGATCAACGGCACGGTGAACAAAGCGTTTATTACGCTGGTGATCCTGCTGGGCAGTGCGTTTGCAACATGGATGATGTTCTTTAACGGACAACAAGTGATGCCGCTCGCTTATGGCGGATTAATCGTTGGTTTCATTCTGGCACTTGTGATTTCGTTCAAACCTGTAGCGGCACCTTACCTTGTACCCGTCTATGCGGTGGCAGAAGGCCTGTTTCTGGGAGCACTTTCTGCAACCTATGAGTCCCTGTATAACGGAATTACCTTGCAGGCGGCCCTGTTGACCATGGCTGTATTCATCGCCCTGCTGATGGCATACAAAACCAGATTGATCAAAGCTACGGAGAACTTCAAGTTGGGCGTTGTTGCTGCAACTGGCGGCATCATGATCATGTATCTGTTGAGCTTTGTACTGGGTTTCTTCGGCATTTCGATTCCTTATCTGCATGATAACAGCTTGATCGGCATTGGTATTTCGGTCGTTATCGTCATTGTTGCTGCCCTCAATCTGGTCCTGGATTTCGACTTCATCGAAGGTGGCGCTGAACGTGGTGCGCCCAAGTATATGGAGTGGTACGGTGCATTTGGATTGATGGTGACGCTGGTATGGTTGTACATTGAGATCATCCGTCTGCTTGGCAAATTGCGGAGCCGGGATTAG
- a CDS encoding nucleotide excision repair endonuclease: protein MINITVPTPDVTITKQADPQLSHIYGFTDFHLITRELGGIFMFYNAAGELLFVGKARKLRPRIKKHFEDTVSPIKNHREEVTKIEVCLVEDPVDREIYETYIINTMRAKYNVDKVLYK, encoded by the coding sequence TTGATTAATATTACCGTGCCAACACCGGATGTAACCATCACAAAGCAGGCTGATCCACAGCTTAGCCACATTTATGGATTTACTGATTTTCACCTGATTACCCGGGAACTAGGCGGGATTTTCATGTTTTACAATGCCGCTGGAGAGTTGTTATTTGTCGGGAAAGCACGAAAATTAAGACCCCGCATTAAAAAGCATTTTGAAGACACTGTATCGCCAATCAAGAATCACCGCGAGGAAGTAACGAAGATTGAAGTATGCCTGGTTGAAGATCCGGTAGATCGTGAAATTTACGAGACCTATATCATTAACACGATGCGTGCGAAATACAATGTAGATAAAGTCTTGTACAAATAA
- a CDS encoding PLP-dependent aminotransferase family protein has product MYSDLQLTEDRPVYIQVKDYMKRLMLKGGLQAKQKLPSTRELSTLMKVSRSTVLLAYAELEDEGLIYAVKGKGNYVSASIETPEATASWELDWTTEVSEYAIQAEQYDLMKHGSGAERGEISFTSIAPDEKLFDLHNVKRAFLDRMSLEGEVLLNYGYAQGYRPLMKYLLRYMENKGVDLLGKDILITNGFTEGFDLVLGALRKKSGKALCENPTHHTAIKNLKLHQFHLTGVNMEPDGLDLKQLEHELEASAYDLAYLVPSYHNPTGIVTSPAKRAEIIRLMNQYQVPIIEDGFNEELRYSGSHVSPLIASMGKGNGLVYLGSFSKVLFPGLRVGWVIADATLIDYLESMKRARSIHTSTLDQSLLYQYLSNGNFEKYLKRARTEYKRKYELVVRCLKQHLPMCRISGEGGLHLFVQFPHEYRTRELLAACKEKGVTFTPGDTFYLEPGQGVNTMRLGFSRVSDEHIRKGIRIIGETATQMR; this is encoded by the coding sequence ATGTATTCCGATCTGCAACTGACGGAGGACCGCCCTGTATATATACAAGTCAAAGATTATATGAAGCGATTGATGCTCAAAGGCGGCCTGCAAGCCAAACAAAAACTGCCCTCGACACGTGAACTCAGTACACTAATGAAGGTTAGTCGAAGTACGGTCCTGCTCGCTTATGCCGAGCTTGAAGATGAAGGCCTGATCTATGCAGTCAAAGGCAAGGGCAATTACGTCAGCGCCTCCATCGAAACCCCTGAGGCAACAGCAAGCTGGGAACTGGACTGGACAACGGAGGTAAGCGAGTATGCGATTCAGGCAGAGCAGTACGATCTGATGAAGCATGGCTCCGGAGCAGAGCGCGGTGAGATATCTTTTACCAGCATAGCACCGGATGAAAAGCTGTTTGATCTGCACAACGTGAAACGGGCTTTTCTAGATCGCATGTCACTTGAAGGCGAAGTACTGCTGAATTACGGGTATGCGCAAGGATACAGACCCTTGATGAAGTATTTACTACGATATATGGAGAACAAAGGGGTCGACCTCCTTGGCAAGGATATTCTAATCACCAACGGATTCACGGAAGGCTTCGATCTCGTGCTTGGAGCGTTACGCAAAAAAAGCGGTAAAGCGCTCTGCGAGAATCCAACGCACCACACGGCGATCAAGAATCTAAAGTTGCATCAGTTTCACCTGACCGGTGTGAATATGGAGCCGGATGGCCTGGACTTAAAGCAACTGGAACATGAGCTTGAGGCAAGTGCATATGATCTGGCCTATCTTGTGCCCTCCTATCACAATCCGACCGGGATTGTGACATCCCCTGCGAAACGGGCGGAGATTATCCGGTTGATGAACCAGTACCAGGTACCGATTATTGAGGACGGATTCAACGAAGAATTGCGCTATTCCGGTTCGCACGTATCTCCCCTGATTGCCAGCATGGGCAAAGGGAACGGACTGGTGTATCTGGGCAGCTTCTCCAAAGTCCTGTTTCCAGGACTGCGGGTCGGTTGGGTTATTGCGGATGCGACGCTGATCGATTATCTGGAAAGTATGAAACGGGCACGCAGCATCCACACATCAACGCTGGATCAATCGTTATTGTATCAATATCTGAGCAACGGTAATTTCGAGAAATACTTGAAGCGAGCCCGCACGGAATATAAGCGAAAATATGAACTGGTTGTGCGATGCCTGAAGCAGCATCTGCCGATGTGCCGGATCTCCGGTGAGGGCGGTCTTCACCTATTCGTGCAGTTCCCGCACGAATACAGGACTCGTGAACTGCTCGCGGCTTGTAAGGAGAAAGGTGTGACGTTCACACCTGGAGATACTTTTTATCTGGAACCCGGTCAGGGCGTAAACACGATGCGTCTGGGCTTCTCCAGAGTCAGCGATGAGCATATACGCAAGGGCATTCGGATCATTGGCGAGACAGCAACTCAAATGAGATAA